From Butyricimonas paravirosa, one genomic window encodes:
- a CDS encoding SusC/RagA family TonB-linked outer membrane protein, producing the protein MKKRTRDRHVRSVFLQKILLVVFLMFSFSLSYAAREDSTKLVNFTVKSESLNNALIKFKDLTGVQILFNEELLGDKACKDLNLVNVTVDVALGKILEGSGFMYSKVDGVYVVKRASEQKDAQVKPRVFTGEVVDVKGEPLPGVTVIVKGTTFGGATDVDGKFELSLTLEGEVTLVFSFVGMESQEIVVKDQKPLRVVLKESSESLEEVVVTGVFERRAESFTGSATTVTRKELLKRGNQNLIQSLRNMDPALNISQNLSFGSDPNKLPDMDLRGTSSFPDIKGQYTSNPNLPLFILDGFETTLEKVIDLDINRIESVTLLKDAAAKAIYGSKAANGVMVIETVRVQSGELRVNYIGSLNLEMPDLSSYNLCNAREKLDLEYQLGAYEGITPKQDFEKTQLYYHNLEEVEKGVNTDWLSKPLRNGIGHKHTLNFEVGTSELRVGVDLSYNNIEGVMKGSKRNTIGGGFTVIYQYKKLLFRNQFSFSTTKSEDSPYGEFSEYAKLNSYWRPYNEDGTLRKYLGVGPVLSEKVYNPLFNATINTTYKKNYTDYTNNTYLEWNIQPGMKLVGRVGLTNRISGGEEFLPGSHLKFINTAEDDFFKRGSYKQTYGKSFSVSSDINLNYSHNWDKHILFANLGANIRSSNSEEYIHSAVGFPNDKMDNIIFAKQYADNSKPTGSESIDREVGALLAVNYSYDDRYLADFSLRASASSQFGSDNRWGTFWSAGLGWNVHNEAFFKESGVVRQLRLRASMGYTGSQNFNSYQGMLLYNYFTDDSYLDFIGTYLEGLANSKLKWQQKFDTNYGIDVNLWGRLNVKFDYYRSVTNNLLTDITTPPSLGFTSYKDNLGKLLNTGYEFNVNYLVLSRPEDRMSLNVFVAGTSNKNKIKEISNSLSSLTSSQDKEAAKSNKPFVRFVEGQSLNAIWAVRSKGIDPSSGKEVFVRPDGTLTDTWSALDQVVCGDTEPKLMGNVGFTFEYKGLSVSFTGLYRIGEYMYNQTLVDKVENAQLNYNVDKRAYYDAWLKEGDNVQFKSIGAWNKPTQATSRFVQKLNEFDFSALSIGYDFYRFGFVEKCGLERLQLQFNMNDIGKISSVQIERGTSYPFARYCSFTLNVNF; encoded by the coding sequence ATGAAAAAAAGGACACGTGACAGGCATGTGCGGTCTGTATTTTTGCAAAAAATTTTACTGGTGGTGTTTTTAATGTTCTCTTTTTCGTTGTCTTATGCGGCGAGAGAGGACTCTACGAAACTGGTTAATTTTACGGTGAAATCGGAGTCATTGAATAATGCCTTGATCAAGTTTAAGGATTTGACCGGAGTGCAGATTCTTTTTAATGAAGAGCTTTTGGGAGATAAGGCTTGTAAGGATTTGAACCTGGTGAATGTTACCGTTGATGTTGCTCTTGGAAAAATTTTGGAAGGAAGTGGATTCATGTATTCTAAGGTTGACGGGGTTTACGTGGTGAAAAGAGCCTCGGAACAAAAGGATGCGCAAGTGAAACCCCGGGTATTTACCGGCGAGGTAGTTGACGTGAAAGGGGAGCCTTTACCGGGGGTAACGGTTATCGTGAAGGGAACCACTTTTGGAGGGGCGACGGATGTGGATGGAAAGTTCGAGTTGTCGCTTACTTTGGAAGGAGAGGTAACCTTAGTATTTTCGTTCGTGGGGATGGAAAGCCAAGAAATCGTGGTGAAGGATCAAAAGCCTTTGCGGGTGGTTTTAAAGGAGAGTTCCGAGAGTTTGGAGGAAGTGGTGGTTACCGGTGTCTTCGAGCGTAGGGCAGAAAGTTTTACCGGTTCGGCAACAACGGTTACCCGGAAGGAATTATTAAAACGGGGAAACCAAAACCTGATCCAGAGTTTAAGAAATATGGACCCGGCGTTGAATATTTCCCAGAATTTATCTTTCGGTTCGGACCCGAATAAGTTGCCGGATATGGATTTGCGGGGAACCTCTTCGTTTCCGGATATTAAAGGACAATACACGTCGAATCCGAACTTGCCTTTGTTTATTCTGGATGGTTTCGAGACGACCTTGGAGAAGGTGATTGATTTGGATATTAACCGGATTGAAAGTGTTACCTTGTTGAAAGATGCCGCGGCAAAAGCAATTTATGGTTCTAAAGCGGCGAACGGGGTAATGGTTATTGAAACGGTTCGTGTGCAATCCGGAGAGTTACGGGTGAATTATATCGGTTCTTTGAATTTGGAGATGCCTGATTTGAGCAGTTATAATTTGTGTAACGCCAGAGAGAAATTAGATTTGGAATATCAGTTGGGCGCTTACGAGGGAATAACTCCCAAGCAGGATTTCGAGAAGACACAATTGTATTACCATAATCTGGAAGAAGTTGAGAAGGGGGTAAACACGGATTGGTTGTCTAAGCCTTTGCGTAATGGAATCGGACATAAGCATACGTTGAATTTTGAGGTCGGTACGAGTGAGCTGAGAGTAGGGGTAGATCTTTCTTACAATAATATCGAAGGTGTTATGAAGGGGTCTAAACGTAACACGATCGGGGGAGGATTCACCGTAATTTATCAATATAAAAAGTTGTTGTTCCGGAATCAGTTCTCGTTTTCAACCACGAAGTCGGAGGATTCTCCGTATGGTGAATTCTCGGAATATGCCAAGTTAAATTCTTATTGGCGTCCTTATAATGAGGATGGAACATTGCGGAAATATTTGGGCGTAGGTCCCGTGCTTTCGGAAAAAGTGTATAACCCGTTGTTTAATGCAACCATTAACACGACGTATAAGAAGAATTACACGGATTATACGAATAATACTTATTTGGAATGGAATATCCAGCCGGGGATGAAACTCGTGGGACGTGTCGGTTTGACGAATAGAATTAGCGGGGGAGAAGAATTTTTGCCGGGAAGTCATTTGAAATTTATAAATACGGCAGAGGATGATTTTTTCAAACGAGGAAGTTACAAGCAAACATACGGAAAATCATTTTCTGTAAGTTCGGATATAAACCTGAATTATTCTCATAATTGGGACAAGCATATTTTGTTTGCTAACTTGGGGGCTAATATTCGTAGTAGTAATTCGGAAGAGTACATCCATTCGGCTGTCGGGTTCCCGAATGATAAGATGGATAACATCATTTTTGCAAAGCAATATGCCGATAATTCAAAGCCGACGGGAAGCGAGTCTATTGACAGGGAAGTGGGTGCTTTGTTGGCGGTGAACTATTCATACGATGATCGTTATTTGGCTGACTTTTCGTTGAGAGCAAGTGCCTCTTCTCAGTTCGGATCAGATAACCGGTGGGGAACTTTCTGGTCTGCCGGTTTGGGATGGAACGTGCATAATGAGGCTTTCTTTAAAGAATCCGGTGTGGTGAGACAATTGCGATTAAGAGCGTCCATGGGATATACAGGTTCTCAGAACTTTAATTCATATCAAGGGATGTTGTTGTATAATTACTTCACGGATGATTCTTATCTGGATTTTATCGGAACTTACCTGGAAGGGTTGGCTAACAGCAAATTGAAATGGCAGCAAAAATTTGACACGAACTATGGTATTGACGTGAATTTGTGGGGGCGTTTGAACGTGAAGTTCGATTACTATCGTTCGGTAACCAATAATTTGCTGACCGATATTACGACTCCGCCCTCTTTGGGATTTACCAGTTACAAGGATAATTTAGGTAAATTGTTAAATACCGGGTACGAGTTTAACGTGAATTATTTGGTGCTTTCTCGTCCGGAAGACCGGATGTCATTGAACGTGTTTGTTGCCGGAACTTCCAACAAGAACAAGATTAAAGAGATTTCCAATTCTTTGAGTTCTTTGACGAGTTCGCAAGATAAAGAGGCGGCCAAGTCGAACAAGCCTTTCGTGCGCTTTGTCGAGGGACAATCTTTGAATGCTATCTGGGCTGTTCGCTCTAAAGGAATTGATCCATCCAGTGGTAAGGAAGTTTTTGTACGTCCGGACGGGACGTTAACAGACACGTGGTCGGCTTTGGACCAGGTGGTTTGTGGAGATACCGAGCCGAAGTTGATGGGAAATGTTGGTTTTACTTTTGAGTACAAAGGATTATCCGTGTCTTTCACCGGGTTGTATCGTATCGGGGAGTATATGTATAATCAAACCTTGGTGGACAAGGTTGAAAATGCCCAGTTAAATTATAACGTGGACAAACGGGCTTACTATGATGCATGGCTGAAAGAGGGTGATAATGTACAATTCAAGAGTATCGGGGCTTGGAACAAACCGACTCAGGCAACTTCCCGTTTTGTTCAGAAGTTAAATGAATTCGATTTCTCGGCATTGTCGATCGGGTATGATTTCTATCGGTTTGGTTTCGTGGAGAAATGTGGATTGGAAAGATTGCAGTTGCAATTTAATATGAATGACATAGGTAAAATATCTTCTGTCCAGATTGAACGAGGAACTTCATATCCTTTTGCCCGGTATTGTTCGTTTACGTTGAATGTTAACTTTTAA
- a CDS encoding TlpA disulfide reductase family protein — MKKFGGLMYLLCMLILSGCSGDACKVDGKMSDFSGETTVYLLRRTGEFTHDTLMQTVMKDGSFRLEIPRDLWGEQYSLKFGDKRSSVAFFAEQGNVRIEGSGKTIYDANVTGTPANDSWDRYQKFMLDIAKQRNLLGKEIGSSNESDSIKRVKYTQLFQKLEGEIERYKDSLAQADANSVVPLLLYHQSLQLLKYDEIDRILAKFTPQLADNRYYKELKAQADVLRKISPGVMAPDFEVKTVDDGTIKLSSFRGKYLILDFWASWCAPCREETVYIKDIYNKFHDAGLEVFSVSLDDKKAAWLKAIEEDGMIWNHGCQLLKGGKNTPVAQLYGIDGIPAIWVIDPEGKILAQGLKGEELVAFCTGLFQNK, encoded by the coding sequence ATGAAAAAGTTTGGTGGATTGATGTATCTACTTTGTATGTTAATATTAAGTGGTTGTAGTGGTGATGCGTGTAAAGTGGATGGTAAAATGAGTGACTTCTCAGGAGAGACAACGGTTTATCTGTTGCGGAGAACGGGTGAGTTCACGCATGATACACTTATGCAAACCGTCATGAAAGACGGGAGTTTCCGCTTGGAGATCCCTCGTGATTTATGGGGTGAGCAATATAGTTTGAAATTTGGAGATAAGCGTTCGTCGGTTGCTTTTTTTGCAGAACAAGGAAATGTACGTATCGAAGGAAGTGGGAAAACGATTTATGATGCAAATGTAACGGGAACACCGGCAAACGATAGTTGGGATCGATACCAGAAGTTCATGTTGGATATCGCCAAGCAACGAAATCTTTTGGGAAAAGAAATAGGTAGCAGTAACGAGTCGGATAGCATTAAACGAGTAAAATACACGCAACTTTTCCAAAAGCTAGAGGGAGAGATCGAACGTTATAAAGATTCATTAGCACAAGCGGATGCAAATTCCGTGGTCCCTTTATTGCTGTATCATCAATCGTTGCAATTGTTGAAATACGATGAGATTGATCGGATATTAGCAAAATTTACCCCTCAATTAGCTGATAACAGGTATTATAAAGAATTGAAAGCACAGGCTGATGTTTTACGTAAAATATCTCCGGGAGTGATGGCTCCTGATTTTGAAGTGAAGACGGTGGATGATGGAACGATAAAACTTTCTTCTTTCCGGGGTAAATATCTTATTTTGGATTTCTGGGCATCTTGGTGTGCGCCTTGTCGGGAAGAGACGGTTTATATCAAGGATATATATAATAAATTTCATGATGCGGGATTGGAAGTGTTTTCTGTCTCCTTGGATGATAAGAAAGCGGCTTGGTTGAAAGCGATCGAGGAAGATGGCATGATCTGGAATCATGGGTGCCAGTTATTAAAAGGCGGTAAAAATACCCCGGTGGCACAACTATACGGGATTGACGGTATTCCGGCTATATGGGTGATTGATCCGGAAGGTAAAATTCTGGCTCAAGGACTTAAAGGGGAAGAATTGGTTGCATTTTGTACCGGATTATTCCAAAATAAGTGA
- a CDS encoding PKD-like family lipoprotein has product MNKNIWILIMGLFLFQACLDDEGNYSYSDLLPIEIDSSKMANSYRITQLDYLVVDPGVKQGADDSNLSYEWKIFQESNMPNTETGKIVNDVVGQERKLNYKVTTPPGEYTLSFTVTDKQNGVSEVMSRKLYVESFASVGLMVMHGDSDSTDVSILVNDRIVTDAATDGVKHNIFSITNGHRAVGVPGMVAYVNNTHNVYVYTKGNQGGFRTRGSDLEILDAYADMFTEPLESSKIDFQGYNSWLYNDLLVNGGKLYFASQSTTTFTKFGVPVFGMEYYAEPFIGTQERGYYYGIFYDRLQRRFLYIDYSRTPKTFKEAGAAAAFDMNLIGKDMVYAEHGFEKKWYCVMRDPDNVADHTIYVCDFSKFDDGNRGVGKYSASGCTDMKDAKAFAVGNRSELLYYATATEVKQCNYTSGGTSTLRYTLPDELIQAGYEISMMYLFKVSGKENEGKLLYVGVYNSTTGEGKLLECPIVETSGEVLKDKIKTYEGFKKITHMAYKSK; this is encoded by the coding sequence ATGAATAAAAATATATGGATATTGATTATGGGACTTTTCCTTTTCCAAGCTTGTTTGGATGATGAAGGAAATTATTCCTATTCGGATTTGTTACCTATCGAAATTGATTCTTCAAAAATGGCAAATTCGTATCGGATAACCCAGTTGGATTATTTGGTGGTCGATCCGGGTGTTAAACAAGGGGCGGATGATTCAAATTTATCTTACGAGTGGAAGATTTTCCAAGAGTCGAATATGCCTAACACGGAAACGGGAAAGATTGTAAACGATGTGGTTGGGCAAGAAAGAAAATTGAATTATAAGGTGACAACTCCACCGGGAGAATATACGCTTAGTTTTACGGTAACGGATAAACAAAATGGCGTTTCCGAGGTAATGTCTCGTAAACTTTATGTGGAATCTTTTGCCTCGGTGGGATTAATGGTTATGCATGGTGATTCTGATTCGACGGACGTGAGTATTCTGGTAAATGATAGAATTGTTACGGATGCGGCGACAGATGGTGTAAAGCATAATATTTTCTCGATAACTAACGGTCATAGAGCAGTTGGGGTTCCGGGGATGGTTGCCTACGTGAATAATACCCATAATGTTTACGTGTACACGAAAGGAAATCAGGGGGGATTCCGGACGAGAGGAAGTGATTTGGAGATATTGGATGCGTATGCCGATATGTTCACAGAGCCGTTGGAAAGCAGTAAGATCGATTTTCAAGGATATAATTCATGGCTTTACAACGATTTGTTAGTTAACGGAGGAAAGTTGTATTTCGCCAGCCAGTCAACCACTACATTCACGAAGTTTGGTGTTCCTGTTTTTGGTATGGAGTATTATGCAGAACCGTTTATTGGAACTCAAGAACGTGGGTATTATTATGGTATTTTCTATGATCGGTTACAAAGACGTTTCTTGTATATTGATTATAGTAGAACTCCTAAAACGTTTAAAGAAGCCGGGGCTGCAGCCGCTTTCGACATGAATTTGATCGGGAAGGATATGGTATATGCGGAGCATGGATTCGAGAAAAAATGGTATTGCGTGATGCGAGATCCGGATAATGTAGCTGATCACACTATTTACGTGTGTGATTTTTCCAAATTTGACGATGGAAATCGGGGTGTCGGGAAATACAGTGCAAGCGGATGTACGGACATGAAGGATGCCAAGGCATTTGCCGTGGGAAATCGGAGTGAGTTACTTTATTACGCGACAGCGACAGAAGTAAAGCAATGTAATTATACTTCGGGTGGAACTTCAACCTTGCGTTATACCTTGCCGGATGAGTTGATTCAAGCGGGGTATGAAATTAGCATGATGTATTTGTTTAAAGTATCCGGTAAAGAGAATGAAGGTAAACTTCTTTATGTCGGGGTCTATAATTCAACGACAGGGGAAGGAAAATTGCTGGAATGTCCGATCGTGGAGACAAGTGGAGAGGTGCTAAAAGACAAGATTAAGACGTATGAGGGTTTCAAGAAGATTACTCACATGGCTTACAAGTCAAAATAG
- a CDS encoding DUF4843 domain-containing protein: protein MNCYFKYIMLVVASVFALSSCEEKDVEVYGNEAYLVFEMPGYGLNNTPRDSMVFSFPAKGDECVEDTLWFKARIIGKSVPYDREIKFVVNEETTTAKKDENYKLDPVSMPANSYTVDVPLVVYRAGLKDKSVRLELTVEPNEYFGVGFEKTSKAIFLWGDMFIKPDNWDSSNYKNCFGEFTETRYAFILEACGIVELPDPQDLVTLGFYNAKVREALYEYNKTHDEPLEDELGLVEFQVWTGTGGIG from the coding sequence ATGAATTGTTATTTTAAATATATCATGCTGGTTGTAGCCTCGGTATTTGCTTTGTCTTCTTGTGAAGAAAAAGATGTAGAGGTTTACGGGAACGAGGCGTATCTGGTGTTTGAAATGCCGGGTTATGGATTGAATAATACTCCTCGGGATTCGATGGTGTTTTCTTTTCCGGCCAAAGGTGATGAATGTGTAGAAGATACCTTGTGGTTTAAAGCTCGTATTATCGGGAAATCGGTTCCGTATGACCGGGAAATCAAGTTCGTGGTGAACGAGGAAACGACCACGGCAAAGAAAGATGAAAACTATAAACTAGACCCTGTCAGTATGCCGGCTAATAGCTACACGGTGGATGTACCTTTGGTCGTGTATCGTGCCGGTTTAAAGGATAAGAGTGTACGCTTGGAGTTGACCGTTGAACCGAATGAATATTTTGGGGTTGGTTTTGAGAAAACGAGTAAAGCCATTTTTTTGTGGGGAGATATGTTTATCAAGCCGGATAACTGGGATTCTTCCAATTATAAGAATTGTTTCGGGGAGTTTACCGAGACCCGTTATGCTTTCATTTTGGAGGCTTGTGGCATCGTGGAATTACCGGACCCGCAGGATCTTGTGACATTAGGGTTTTATAACGCGAAGGTGCGTGAAGCTCTTTACGAATACAATAAAACACATGATGAACCTTTAGAGGATGAACTTGGATTGGTAGAATTTCAGGTTTGGACTGGAACAGGTGGTATCGGATAG
- a CDS encoding RagB/SusD family nutrient uptake outer membrane protein produces the protein MKKRIIYSVLLILTVLVSSCESWLDVEPRTKVKSDDLFETEAGFKDALIGAYTLMKAEALYGRELTYGFIDVVTGPYAAYNNQVYNEVAQWKYLTSTTVRAQIDAMWSKMYNMLANVNNLLDNIDKRQSVFTGDNYNIIKGEALGLRAYIHFDLLRLFASAADLNKEAIPYVKTLQIEVPHVYTGKEVLALLNEDIKNALTCLEKDPIREGKLKDLSGDGFMNARQMRINYFAVKALQARVAMWGDDLETAKAAAGEILEIADDIFPWVTTSAISATEDKDRDFTFSTEHIFALNVKDLKDLANKWLLTDGSSQQLYCQNYTMQQWYEIGRGNAVGGNDYRVNYIMKQQETGSRDYVIRKYYQPDNYKADYAKRLPMIRRSEMAYIMAECLIGEDDAKALEYLNEVRRHRGIVSDLTDASKLRDELTKEYAKEFLAEGQLFYYCKRNELTKFPYGYQTATEDNVYVLPKPDDEIEFGDYYTTDETK, from the coding sequence ATGAAAAAGAGAATTATATACAGTGTGTTACTGATTCTGACCGTGCTGGTAAGTTCTTGCGAGTCATGGTTGGACGTGGAACCCCGTACGAAGGTGAAGTCTGATGATCTGTTTGAAACAGAGGCAGGTTTTAAGGATGCTTTGATCGGGGCTTATACTTTGATGAAAGCGGAGGCTCTTTACGGGCGTGAATTGACTTACGGGTTTATTGATGTTGTGACAGGGCCTTATGCCGCTTATAATAATCAGGTGTACAATGAAGTTGCACAATGGAAATATTTGACCAGTACAACCGTACGGGCGCAGATTGATGCCATGTGGAGTAAGATGTATAATATGCTGGCCAATGTGAATAATCTATTGGATAATATTGATAAGCGTCAATCTGTTTTCACGGGTGATAATTATAATATTATCAAGGGAGAAGCATTGGGATTAAGAGCGTATATCCATTTTGACTTGTTGCGTTTATTTGCATCGGCTGCCGATTTGAATAAAGAGGCAATCCCGTATGTAAAAACCTTACAAATCGAAGTTCCTCACGTGTACACGGGGAAAGAGGTGTTGGCCTTGTTGAACGAGGATATTAAAAATGCTTTGACTTGTCTGGAAAAGGACCCGATTCGGGAAGGAAAATTGAAAGATCTTTCCGGTGATGGGTTTATGAATGCCCGCCAGATGCGTATCAATTATTTTGCGGTGAAGGCATTACAGGCTCGTGTTGCCATGTGGGGGGATGATCTGGAGACTGCCAAGGCGGCTGCCGGGGAGATTTTGGAAATAGCCGATGATATTTTTCCTTGGGTAACGACAAGTGCTATTTCCGCAACAGAAGATAAAGATCGAGATTTCACGTTCTCTACCGAACATATTTTTGCTCTTAACGTGAAGGATTTAAAGGATTTGGCTAATAAATGGTTATTGACAGACGGGAGTAGTCAACAGCTTTATTGCCAGAATTACACGATGCAACAATGGTACGAGATCGGACGGGGAAATGCTGTCGGAGGGAATGATTACCGGGTAAACTATATCATGAAACAGCAGGAGACCGGTAGCCGGGATTACGTGATTCGTAAATATTATCAACCGGATAACTATAAAGCAGATTATGCCAAGAGATTACCGATGATTCGTCGTTCCGAGATGGCATATATCATGGCCGAGTGTTTGATCGGAGAAGATGACGCAAAGGCTTTGGAGTATTTGAACGAGGTGAGACGGCATCGGGGTATCGTGTCAGATTTGACGGATGCAAGTAAATTGCGTGACGAATTGACGAAAGAGTATGCAAAAGAGTTTTTAGCGGAGGGACAGCTTTTCTACTATTGCAAGCGTAATGAGCTGACAAAATTCCCTTATGGTTACCAGACGGCGACGGAGGATAATGTTTACGTGTTGCCGAAGCCGGATGATGAAATTGAGTTTGGAGACTATTACACGACAGATGAAACAAAATAA